The genomic stretch GTCGTCGCGATCATCTTCTACGCCGATGCAGCTCACGCTCACTGCGCGGGCTGGCAGCGCACCGAGGACTCCGCCGATGGCGTGCGTGGGATAGAGCATCGGGGGATAGCTCGCGGTGGCCTTCCAGTCGGGTCCACCGCTGTACCGGTAGGCGGCATAGAAGCCCAGGTCCATGTCATGGACATAGTCACCCTCGGTGTAGAAGACGCGTCCGAGATCGCCCTTGCGGATGCGGTCGCGCATGTAGACCGTGGCCGGATTGTAGTAGCTGGTCTCACCCATCATGTAGGTCAGCCCGGTGCGTCGGACCTCTGCGATGATCTCTTCGATCTCGGTGAGCTCCACCGCCATCGGCACCGCGGAGTAGACATGCTTGCCAGCCCGCAGCGCCTGGAGCACCAGTGGGCCATGCGTCCAGCGCTGGGTGAAGATCGCGACCGCGTCAATGTCCGAGTCCAGCAGCTCCTGGTAGCTGCCGATGGTCTGCGCAAGCTCGTACTCGGCGGCCAGGGCGGCGGCTCGCTCCGGGATCACATCCGTGATGCTCAGCCGGCTCACGTGGGGGTGCAGATGCCACAGGGTCGCGAAGCTCGTGGAGAACTGCCCGGCGCCGACGATGCCGATGCTGACCCGGCCAGCTCCCGGGTCCAGGGGTGAGTCAGGTTCCTCGGGGAGCCGGAGGTCCGGGGCTGCCGGGGTTTCGGGGACTGCCGGGACCGAGGTCGCCGGGCGTGAGGGAGCCGGGCGTACGAGAGGTGAGGGCCGTTGCTGCCCCGCTTCGAGGAGGTGATTCTCAGGCTGGCTCGACATGTGAACACGATCACATGCGGTGCGCGGCGGGTCAACACGCCTGTCTGTAGGGCGTCTGGGACTTGAACCCAGGACAAAAGGATTATGAGTCCTCTGCTCTAACCAACTGAGCTAACGCCCCTCGAGGCCTCGTCCGCCGCGCGAGGCCGCCAGACGAGGACACTCGGACATACTACCGAGGGTCTCCGGTCAGAGCTGAACCCAGACCGAGGCGCGCGCCCGGGGGTGCTCCTCGGCCTGGACCTCCAGAGCGGTCAGACCATGATCGGCCGGCAGCCCGGCGGCCAGCGTCTCGGCGATGTGTTCGATGATCACCTCGGTGGTGGTGAACTTCCCGGCCAGGGCGTCGACCTCGTCGAGGTTCTGATAGCGCAGCGGCTCCAGGGTGGCGGCGAGCAGCTCGGAGGCGGCGCCGATGTCCAACACCACGCCGTACTCGTTCAGGCCGTCTCGGAAGAAGCTGGCCTGGATGCTCAGCGTGGCGCCGTGCAGGTTCTGCGCGGGCCCGAAGAACGGGTCCTGCAGGCTGTGGGCGATCATGATGTGGTCATCGACGGTCAGACGGAAGCGGCTCATGGCTCTCCTCGGTGGGTGGTGGATGGGGTCGGCGCCGTGTAGAAGCTCACCCGAAGGCGTGGTGCTCCGCCAGCGGATGATCGATCACGTGCAGAATCTGCTCCCGGGTCCAGGGCGCGCCGGCGGCGACGTCGCGCATCACCGCGGGCAGCTCCGATAACGGGGAGTGCCCGC from Nesterenkonia sandarakina encodes the following:
- a CDS encoding Gfo/Idh/MocA family protein, with the protein product MSSQPENHLLEAGQQRPSPLVRPAPSRPATSVPAVPETPAAPDLRLPEEPDSPLDPGAGRVSIGIVGAGQFSTSFATLWHLHPHVSRLSITDVIPERAAALAAEYELAQTIGSYQELLDSDIDAVAIFTQRWTHGPLVLQALRAGKHVYSAVPMAVELTEIEEIIAEVRRTGLTYMMGETSYYNPATVYMRDRIRKGDLGRVFYTEGDYVHDMDLGFYAAYRYSGGPDWKATASYPPMLYPTHAIGGVLGALPARAVSVSCIGVEDDRDDGVFDRELSQFNNSFSNASALFKLSDGGAMRTNEMRRVGYPSPIRESRFRFFGTEASFEQLAHQTVWNDKQESHDISADFIPVRHPQPEVADLDPALRAGFSSGTAAVHDRSRLPREYDYAPNGHEGAHHFLADDFIRSLVTGESPPVNAWRAAMFTAPGIVAHASALAGGTQLPIPDFGALPSPSLSPRRNRTTDPSRGRSS
- a CDS encoding 6-pyruvoyl trahydropterin synthase family protein yields the protein MSRFRLTVDDHIMIAHSLQDPFFGPAQNLHGATLSIQASFFRDGLNEYGVVLDIGAASELLAATLEPLRYQNLDEVDALAGKFTTTEVIIEHIAETLAAGLPADHGLTALEVQAEEHPRARASVWVQL